A stretch of Gadus macrocephalus chromosome 17, ASM3116895v1 DNA encodes these proteins:
- the si:ch73-335l21.2 gene encoding RING finger domain-containing protein, producing the protein MNPATASAPQQGELATPASGTDPLEAECPVCYQEYNRYTKCPRMLECLHVFCGECLQRIQLCPCDAHGLPAIPCPLCRHLTPLLSGDTLCLPPNLRILARLPPAAYSLPSSLQAAPRLHASVTQRVVLSMETAGGIMNHHHRFIILPTVSLQVQQMHAGLGGALGAQGLRAEETGVQVRQQHKRKLVCVQVLAVAFWVMFVITCVVGVVFGPHLFHT; encoded by the coding sequence ATGAACCCTGCGACCGCCTCCGCCCCCCAGCAGGGGGAGCTAGCGACCCCTGCATCGGGCACTGACCCGCTGGAAGCGGAGTGTCCCGTCTGCTACCAGGAGTACAACCGGTACACCAAATGCCCCCGGATGCTGGAGTGTCTCCACGTCTTCTGCGGCGAGTGCCTCCAGAGGATCCAGCTGTGTCCGTGTGACGCCCACGGCCTGCCCGCCATCCCCTGCCCCCTCTGCCGccacctcacccccctcctGAGCGGCGACACCCTCTGCCTGCCCCCCAACCTGCGGATACTGGCCCGGCTGCCCCCCGCCGCCTACAGCCTGCCCTCATCGCTGCAGGCGGCGCCCCGGCTGCACGCCTCGGTCACCCAGCGCGTGGTGCTCTCCATGGAGACGGCGGGCGGCATCATGAATCACCACCATCGCTTCATCATCCTGCCCACCGTCAGCCTCCAGGTGCAGCAGATGCACGCCGGACTCGGGGGCGCGCTAGGGGCCCAGGGCCTCAGGGCCGAGGAGACGGGGGTGCAGGTCAGGCAGCAGCACAAGAGGaagctggtgtgtgtgcaggtgctgGCCGTGGCCTTCTGGGTCATGTTCGTGATCACGTGTGTTGTGGGCGTGGTGTTTGGGCCGCATTTGTTCCACACATGA